A stretch of Fusarium poae strain DAOMC 252244 chromosome 2, whole genome shotgun sequence DNA encodes these proteins:
- a CDS encoding hypothetical protein (BUSCO:55440at5125) gives MSGDPESFTSRRPAANSLPAFSLPPPNVDVPRASEDLSPSISSVNTGSSQGSQAPGGIYSYGGLQGNWSAANSSAYTVSSATQAPPALGQQHFALRGQPLYSQGPGIHQYNHPRSSQSPATGAEGLPAPPYDQVHHPFQTPISGGGGQATSPGLSTTHHTQNTILASQNSVSTQSPAPSNVSTHADSYTHSRPPSTSNYYTASSTPQQPSFSSYHAQPSPTQHSPPGHGPVPRGMGSAGMAPPGTFRHYPPYQSLPNMGGSAIMSNIHQPGSQMSMIPGMGVPPYGPMIYGGHGAPPAQSERPFKCDQCTQSFSRNHDLKRHKRIHLAVKPFPCTFCSKSFSRKDALKRHRLVKGCENKANEAINADSNATDRSGEENDSPIKREQ, from the exons ATGTCAGGGGATCCCGAAAGCTTCACATCGCGGCGTCCTGCTGCAAATTCACTGCCGGCTTTCTCTCTGCCGCCTCCGAATGTTGATGTACCAA GAGCCAGTGAAGATCTGAGCCCTAGTATCTCCAGCGTCAACACGGGCAGTTCTCAGGGTTCTCAAGCACCAGGCGGAATATATTCGTATGGCGGTCTTCAAGGCAACTGGTCGGCGGCGAACAGCTCTGCCTATACCGTTAGTTCTGCGACCCAGGCCCCGCCCGCCCTCGGCCAGCAGCATTTCGCTCTTCGAGGTCAGCCCTTGTATAGCCAAGGCCCCGGAATACATCAGTACAACCATCCGCGAAGCTCACAGTCGCCAGCTACTGGAGCTGAAGGCCTGCCGGCGCCTCCCTACGATCAGGTGCACCATCCTTTCCAAACTCCCATCTCAGGGGGAGGCGGCCAGGCCACTTCACCAGGATTATCGACAACCCATCATACTCAGAATACGATTCTCGCCTCACAAAACTCGGTTTCTACACAATCCCCCGCTCCTTCGAACGTATCGACTCATGCAGACTCTTATACACATTCAAGACCCCCGAGTACGTCGAATTACTACACAGCTTCCTCTACGCCCCAGCAGCCAAGCTTCTCGTCCTACCATGCTCAGCCTTCGCCGACTCAGCACTCACCTCCAGGTCATGGGCCTGTTCCCAGAGGCATGGGATCAGCTGGTATGGCGCCCCCTGGCACCTTTCGACATTATCCTCCCTACCAATCGCTTCCCAACATGGGCGGATCAGCTATCATGTCCAACATCCACCAGCCCGGTAGTCAAATGTCGATGATTCCAGGAATGGGCGTACCTCCGTATGGCCCTATGATTTACGGCGGACACGGCGCACCTCCTGCTCAATCTGAGCGTCCTTTCAAGTGTGATCAGTGCACTCAATCGTTCAGTCGCAACCATGATCTGAAGCGTCACAAACGAATCCATCTGGCCGTGAAGCCCTTCCCTTGCACATTCTGTAGCAAGAGCTTCTCTCGCAAGGACGCCTTGAAG AGGCACCGACTCGTCAAGGGTTGCGAGAACAAGGCCAACGAGGCCATCAACGCAGACAGCAATGCGACAGATCGAAGTGGAGAGGAAAACGACAGTCCCATCAAGCGTGAACAGTAA